The proteins below are encoded in one region of Triticum aestivum cultivar Chinese Spring chromosome 1B, IWGSC CS RefSeq v2.1, whole genome shotgun sequence:
- the LOC123145446 gene encoding probable beta-1,4-xylosyltransferase GT43E codes for MHNDVGMVSSRRNSTGAFHRDGPPKDWSQFADPSPSPKLLYSQSYVVMRGLLASLASLDLALWSSTMKSAWRSPERSKSKGPGCKRVAFRLFVCFMVGIFIGFTPFFSVDVSQKIVSRLPFDDGVDDKVKELDAIVVQKEVEVVDEPEVEQLSPPVPAMLDDEVDFVEAAKPAITDLVIPVRKLLIVVTITSARPQQAYYLNRLAHVLKGVPPPLLWLVVEWPVTTFETAEILRSSGVMYRHIVCRKNLTSVRKIAVCQRNNAIYHIKKHHLDGIVHFADEERSYMGDVFEEMRKIRRVGAWPVANHDASKYRVVVEGPTCKGNRITGWNTIPKKGAPRRFPIGFSGFAFNSTMLWDPQRWNRPAMDSVIVHSGGRGGLQESRFVEKLVKNERQIEGLPDNCNRVMVWNFALEPPQLNYPAGWSLWNHLEVVKDL; via the exons ATGCATAATGATGTTGGGATGGTGTCCAGCAGAAGGAATTCCACAGGGGCGTTCCACCGCGACGGCCCGCCCAAGGACTGGTCCCAGTTCGCCGACCCCTCGCCGTCTCCTAAACTGCTGTACTCGCAGTCCTATGTCGTCATGAGGGGGCTGCTGGCGTCGCTGGCATCTCTGGACTTGGCCCTGTGGTCAAGCACGATGAAGTCCGCATGGCGATCGCCCGAGAGGTCGAAGTCTAAGGGGCCGGGCTGCAAGAGAGTTGCGTTCCGGCTGTTTGTTTGTTTCATGGTCGGCATCTTCATCGGGTTCACGCCCTTCTTCTCGGTCGATGTCTCTCAGAAGATCGTCTCGAGGCTCCCGTTCGACGATGGGGTGGATGATAAGGTTAAGGAGTTGGATGCAATCGTAGTGCAGAAAGAGGTTGAGGTGGTTGATGAGCCCGAGGTTGAGCAGCTGAGCCCTCCGGTTCCTGCAATGTTGGATGATGAGGTGGATTTTGTCGAAGCTGCGAAACCTGCTATTACTGATTTGGTCATCCCTGTGAGGAAGCTTCTGATAGTGGTGACAATCACTTCTGCTCGGCCACAACAGGCGTATTACTTGAATCGTCTAGCTCATGTTCTGAAAGGTGTACCACCTCCTCTCTTATGGTTAGTGGTGGAATGGCCTGTTACTACCTTTGAAACAGCAGAAATCCTCAGGTCTTCTGGGGTCATGTACAGGCATATTGTCTGCAGGAAGAATCTTACTAGTGTGCGGAAGATTGCTGTCTGTCAAAGGAATAATGCAATCTATCATATTAAAAAGCATCACCTTGATGGTATAGTGCACTTTGCTGACGAAGAACGATCATACATGGGTGATGTATTTGAAGAAATGCGGAAAATCAG GCGCGTTGGTGCATGGCCTGTAGCGAACCATGATGCAAGTAAGTACAGGGTGGTTGTAGAAGGGCCTACGTGTAAAGGAAACCGAATCACTGGATGGAACACAATCCCGAAGAAGGGTGCACCCCGTCGATTCCCAATTGGTTTCTCTGGGTTTGCTTTCAACAGTACAATGCTTTGGGATCCTCAAAGGTGGAACCGCCCAGCTATGGATTCTGTTATAGTCCACTCTGGTGGTAGAGGTGGTCTGCAG GAGTCACGATTTGTCGAGAAGCTTGTTAAAAACGAGCGTCAAATAGAAGGCCTTCCAGACAACTGCAACCGGGTCATGGTCTGGAACTTCGCCCTGGAACCTCCCCAGCTCAACTACCCCGCCGGATGGTCACTGTGGAACCACCTTGAAGTTGTCAAAGACCTGTAA